The genome window GCGATTTCGGGGTGGATCACGGCTGATCCGATACGGATACCGGACACAGAAAAGCCCGCTCAATCGAGCGGGCTTTTTCGATTTCACTGCAGGCCTGCGGCCTAGTCCTTGCGGTAAAGCTCAGCCAGCTGGTCCTGGATGGCGGACATTTGCGCCTGCATGTTGGCGAGGGCCTCGGCCTGCATCTCCATCATGGAGCCGCCCGCCGACGATGAGCCAGGCTTTTCCGGCTTAGCTGTGCTGTAAAGCGTCGGCATGAACATCTTCATGGCCTGTTCGAACATCGCCATGTTCCGGCGGGCCTGCTTCTCGAACATGGTCATCGGATTGGCCGCCTTGTGCCATTCCTTCTGAGCCTCGGCGAACGAATTCATCGACATGTCGAGGAAGGCCGGCAGGAAGGTCTGCGCGCCGCCGCCATAGAAGCCGATCAGCTGGCGCAGGAAGTTCAGCGGCAAGGCGCCTTCGCCTTTGGTTTCCTGTTCGAAGATGATCTGGGTCAACACCTGACGTGTCAGGTCTTCTCCCGTCTTGGCGTCACGGACCTCGAAATCCCGGCCCTCGCGCACCAGTTCGGACAGGTGATCGAGTGTCACATAGGATGAGGTCGACGTGTCGTAGAGGCGCCGGTTTGCGTATTTCTTGATGATGATTGGCTCCGAAGAGCCTGTCCCTTTGACCATTTTCAACCCTCGGCTTTCCTCAGCGGGAAAGCAATTTTTGTGCTATGCGGTACAATCTCGCATAAATTCTGCATGCGACCAATGCGCTATTGAAGTTTCTGCAACAGTAACGCTAAGCATGTTGCAGTGCAAAAAATCCAGGGA of uncultured Hyphomonas sp. contains these proteins:
- the phaR gene encoding polyhydroxyalkanoate synthesis repressor PhaR, which translates into the protein MVKGTGSSEPIIIKKYANRRLYDTSTSSYVTLDHLSELVREGRDFEVRDAKTGEDLTRQVLTQIIFEQETKGEGALPLNFLRQLIGFYGGGAQTFLPAFLDMSMNSFAEAQKEWHKAANPMTMFEKQARRNMAMFEQAMKMFMPTLYSTAKPEKPGSSSAGGSMMEMQAEALANMQAQMSAIQDQLAELYRKD